From Thiohalorhabdus denitrificans, the proteins below share one genomic window:
- the tmk gene encoding dTMP kinase encodes MPARSGRFITLEGIDGAGKTTAASYLAERLGEEGVEVVATREPGGTPLAESIRSLLKGTEGEGPTTDTETLLMFAARAQHLEQVIRPALQAGQWVLCDRFTDATYAYQGGGRGLSAERIRVLEHWVHGGFQPDRTLLFELSPREGLRRRAGEGGQSDRFEEEGTDFLRRVQATYRQRAEAEPERFQPIDAGGSWSEVAGALDAWLARELAQWRAGA; translated from the coding sequence TTGCCGGCCCGTTCCGGACGGTTCATCACCCTGGAAGGGATCGACGGCGCGGGCAAGACCACAGCGGCGTCCTACCTGGCGGAGCGCCTGGGGGAGGAAGGGGTGGAGGTGGTCGCCACCCGTGAGCCCGGGGGGACCCCCCTGGCGGAATCCATCCGCAGCCTGCTCAAGGGCACGGAGGGGGAGGGGCCCACGACCGATACCGAGACCCTGCTCATGTTCGCCGCCCGCGCCCAGCACCTCGAACAAGTCATCCGGCCTGCGCTCCAGGCCGGCCAATGGGTGCTTTGCGACCGGTTCACCGACGCCACCTACGCCTACCAGGGCGGTGGCCGGGGCCTATCCGCCGAGCGCATCCGCGTTCTGGAGCACTGGGTCCATGGCGGCTTTCAGCCGGACCGGACCCTGCTCTTCGAGCTTTCGCCCCGGGAGGGGCTCCGCCGTCGTGCCGGGGAAGGAGGGCAGTCCGACCGCTTCGAGGAGGAGGGGACGGACTTCCTGCGGAGGGTCCAGGCCACTTACCGGCAGCGGGCCGAGGCGGAGCCGGAGCGCTTCCAGCCCATTGACGCCGGTGGGTCCTGGTCGGAAGTGGCCGGGGCCCTGGACGCGTGGCTGGCACGGGAGCTTGCGCAATGGCGCGCTGGGGCCTGA
- the mltG gene encoding endolytic transglycosylase MltG, producing MRNPLRGWRRWLLVLVLTGVLGAAWGAWHLHQFATRPLGAAAAPLLQVPQGSPFRAVVQRMTDKGWVDRPLEMRLLGRLFNVAPRIHAGEYRLAPDMTPLDVLEALISGDVVLHSVSFPEGRTVRQFLERLRAKDPLDAADLPEGPEDSELVGMLNLDERGYESAEGWLFPETYRFARGTSAAKILRRSHQRMRRILEEEWANREEGLPYEEPYEALVLASIVEKETAVPEERPEIAGVFINRLRKGMRLQTDPTVIYGLGEEFDGNLRSSHLRERTPYNTYRIDGLPPTPIANPGRSAIRAVCQPEETDALYFVSRGDGTHVFSETLQEHNRAVRRYQLGGR from the coding sequence ATGCGTAATCCGTTGCGCGGCTGGCGCCGCTGGCTTCTGGTATTGGTTCTGACGGGCGTCCTCGGTGCCGCCTGGGGCGCTTGGCATCTCCACCAGTTCGCCACCCGCCCGCTGGGTGCGGCGGCCGCACCCCTCCTGCAGGTGCCTCAGGGCTCCCCGTTCCGTGCGGTGGTCCAGCGCATGACGGATAAGGGATGGGTGGATCGGCCCCTGGAGATGCGTCTGCTCGGGCGGCTGTTCAATGTCGCCCCCCGGATCCATGCCGGCGAATACCGCCTCGCTCCCGACATGACCCCCCTGGACGTGCTGGAAGCCCTGATCAGCGGCGACGTGGTGCTCCATTCCGTGTCCTTCCCGGAAGGGCGGACGGTGCGGCAGTTCCTGGAGCGCCTGCGGGCCAAGGATCCCCTCGATGCCGCCGACCTGCCGGAGGGGCCGGAGGATTCGGAGCTGGTGGGGATGCTGAATCTCGACGAGCGCGGTTACGAGAGCGCCGAGGGCTGGCTGTTTCCGGAAACCTACCGCTTCGCGCGCGGCACGAGCGCGGCCAAGATCCTTCGCCGGAGCCACCAGCGCATGCGCCGGATCCTGGAGGAGGAGTGGGCGAACCGGGAGGAGGGCCTGCCCTACGAGGAGCCCTATGAGGCCCTGGTGCTCGCCTCCATCGTGGAGAAGGAGACCGCCGTTCCGGAGGAGCGCCCGGAGATCGCGGGGGTGTTCATCAATCGGCTCCGGAAGGGGATGCGCCTGCAGACCGACCCCACGGTGATCTACGGGTTGGGGGAGGAGTTCGACGGTAACCTGCGGTCCAGTCACCTGCGGGAGCGCACCCCCTACAACACCTACCGCATCGACGGCCTGCCGCCGACGCCCATCGCCAACCCCGGGCGCTCGGCCATCCGGGCGGTCTGCCAGCCCGAGGAAACCGACGCCCTGTACTTCGTTTCCCGCGGGGACGGTACCCACGTGTTCTCGGAAACCCTCCAGGAGCACAACCGGGCCGTGCGGCGCTACCAACTGGGGGGGCGGTAG
- the pabC gene encoding aminodeoxychorismate lyase: MSHPPAALVNGYPCEIGDPVIPVSDRGFQYGDGVFETVAARDGRLLDGAAHLERLRQGAELLGIPAPDPARLAAEAEGLVAHQGGGERNVIKILVSRGPGGRGLAPPAHPEPTRVVMRLPWPEHPPEWQRSGVRTVLCRTRQVSGDALDGRIKSMNQLNHIVARMEWADPDIAEGLLRDHEERLVEGTVTNLFLVRDGVLKTPDLSGAGLPGVTRRRILEHARAAGLPTEEGEVREVDLERAEEAFLTNSIIGIWPIREHGGRGLPSAPGPQTVRLRRSLEAAYA; encoded by the coding sequence ATGAGTCATCCCCCTGCCGCTCTGGTTAACGGGTATCCGTGCGAAATCGGGGACCCCGTCATCCCGGTTTCGGACCGGGGGTTCCAGTATGGCGACGGGGTCTTCGAGACGGTGGCCGCGCGGGACGGGCGCCTGCTCGACGGCGCCGCCCACCTGGAGCGCCTGCGGCAGGGGGCGGAGCTCCTGGGGATCCCGGCTCCTGATCCCGCGCGCCTGGCCGCTGAAGCGGAGGGCCTCGTGGCCCACCAGGGGGGCGGGGAGCGGAACGTGATCAAGATCCTGGTCTCGCGAGGGCCGGGCGGACGCGGCCTCGCGCCCCCGGCCCATCCGGAGCCCACCCGCGTGGTCATGCGCCTGCCGTGGCCGGAACATCCCCCGGAGTGGCAGCGTTCCGGTGTACGCACCGTCCTCTGCCGGACCCGCCAGGTGAGCGGGGACGCCCTGGACGGCCGGATCAAGAGCATGAACCAGCTCAATCACATCGTCGCCCGCATGGAATGGGCGGACCCCGACATCGCCGAAGGGCTCCTCCGGGACCACGAGGAGCGCTTGGTGGAAGGGACCGTGACCAACCTCTTCCTGGTCCGGGACGGCGTCCTGAAGACCCCCGACCTGAGTGGGGCGGGCCTGCCCGGAGTAACCCGGCGCCGGATCCTGGAGCACGCCCGGGCTGCCGGCCTGCCCACCGAAGAAGGAGAAGTCCGGGAAGTGGACCTAGAGCGCGCCGAGGAGGCATTCCTGACCAACTCCATCATCGGGATCTGGCCGATCCGGGAGCACGGCGGTCGGGGCCTGCCTTCGGCTCCCGGTCCCCAGACCGTCCGGCTTCGGCGGTCCCTGGAGGCGGCCTATGCGTAA
- the fabF gene encoding beta-ketoacyl-ACP synthase II, with translation MLKRRVVITGVGMVTPVGATTTESWEAIVAGRSGIDAITRFDASDFPVRIAGEVNGFEPGDYIPKKEARKMDTFIHYGLGAASMAMDDSGLEITEDNAERVGVAIGSGIGGLPFIEKAHESYMNGGPRKISPFFIPASIINMVSGHFSIIHGTKGPNVAAVTACATGTHAIGDAARLIQYGDADAMVAGGTESCISPLAVGGFAAAKALSTNNDDPRGASRPFDAERDGFILGEGAGVVVLEEREAAIARGARIYAEVGGYGMSADAYHMTAPSEDGEGASRCMELALRDAELAPEEVDYVNAHGTSTPTGDRVETMAVKRVFGDHASKLAVSSTKSMVGHMLGAAGGVESIVAALAVYHGVAPPTINLENPDPECDLDYVPGEAREMPVRAAVNNSFGFGGTNATLVLKRA, from the coding sequence ATCTTGAAACGTCGCGTGGTCATAACCGGAGTGGGCATGGTGACCCCCGTAGGCGCCACCACCACGGAAAGCTGGGAGGCGATCGTCGCCGGGCGCAGCGGCATCGATGCCATCACTCGGTTCGATGCGTCGGACTTCCCCGTCCGCATCGCCGGAGAGGTGAACGGCTTCGAGCCCGGGGATTACATCCCCAAGAAGGAAGCCCGGAAGATGGACACCTTCATCCATTACGGGCTGGGAGCCGCCTCCATGGCCATGGATGACTCCGGCCTGGAGATCACCGAGGACAACGCCGAGCGCGTCGGCGTGGCCATCGGCTCCGGGATCGGCGGTCTGCCCTTCATCGAGAAGGCCCATGAGTCCTATATGAACGGCGGGCCGCGCAAGATCTCGCCCTTCTTCATCCCCGCTTCGATCATCAACATGGTATCGGGGCATTTCTCCATCATACATGGGACCAAGGGTCCCAACGTGGCGGCGGTGACCGCCTGCGCCACCGGCACCCACGCCATCGGCGACGCGGCCCGGCTGATTCAGTACGGTGACGCCGACGCCATGGTCGCCGGCGGCACGGAATCCTGCATCTCGCCGCTTGCGGTGGGCGGGTTCGCCGCAGCCAAGGCGCTGTCCACCAACAACGACGACCCCCGGGGCGCCAGCCGGCCCTTCGACGCCGAGCGCGACGGCTTCATCCTCGGCGAGGGCGCCGGGGTGGTGGTCCTCGAGGAGCGCGAAGCGGCCATCGCACGCGGGGCGCGGATCTACGCCGAGGTGGGGGGCTACGGCATGAGCGCCGATGCCTACCACATGACCGCCCCCAGCGAGGACGGCGAGGGCGCCTCCCGCTGCATGGAGCTGGCCCTGCGGGACGCCGAGCTCGCTCCGGAGGAGGTGGACTACGTCAACGCCCACGGGACCTCCACGCCCACCGGCGACCGGGTGGAGACCATGGCGGTCAAGCGCGTGTTCGGCGACCACGCAAGCAAGCTGGCCGTCAGCTCCACCAAGTCCATGGTGGGGCATATGTTGGGCGCCGCCGGCGGCGTGGAAAGCATCGTTGCCGCGCTGGCCGTCTACCACGGGGTCGCGCCGCCCACCATCAACCTCGAGAATCCGGACCCGGAATGCGACCTCGACTACGTTCCGGGGGAGGCCCGGGAGATGCCGGTGCGGGCGGCGGTCAACAACTCCTTCGGCTTCGGGGGCACCAACGCCACCCTGGTCCTCAAGCGGGCCTGA
- the acpP gene encoding acyl carrier protein, with the protein MSDTDARVKKIVSEQLGLSEEEVSTEASFVDDLGADSLDTVELVMALEEEFGCEIPDDEAEKITTVQEAINYINNNVG; encoded by the coding sequence ATGAGCGATACCGACGCTCGCGTGAAGAAGATTGTTTCCGAGCAGCTGGGTCTCAGCGAGGAAGAGGTCTCCACCGAGGCATCCTTCGTCGACGATCTGGGCGCGGACTCCCTGGACACCGTGGAGCTGGTGATGGCCCTCGAGGAGGAGTTCGGCTGCGAGATTCCGGACGACGAGGCGGAGAAAATCACCACGGTCCAGGAAGCGATCAACTACATTAACAACAACGTCGGCTAG
- the fabG gene encoding 3-oxoacyl-ACP reductase FabG, translating into MLDGQTAIVTGASRGIGRAIAQRLGELGATVAATATSESGAQKAEQALRESGIEAKGYALDVTETESIEPFIKSVQDDLGNPGILVNNAGITRDGLLMRMKDEDWEDVIDTNLSSVFRLTRAVARPMMKAKGGRIINIASVVAAMGNAGQVNYSAAKAGILGLTKSSARELGPRGITVNAVAPGFIETDMTRELPEEQREALLQQIPLARLGDPAEVAECVAFLAGPGGGYVTGSTLHVNGGMYMG; encoded by the coding sequence ATGCTGGACGGCCAGACCGCAATCGTGACCGGCGCCAGCCGGGGGATCGGCCGGGCCATTGCCCAACGGCTGGGCGAGCTCGGCGCCACCGTGGCTGCCACCGCCACCTCCGAGTCCGGCGCGCAGAAGGCGGAGCAGGCCCTCCGGGAGTCCGGGATCGAGGCCAAGGGCTACGCCCTGGACGTGACGGAGACCGAGTCCATCGAGCCCTTCATCAAGTCCGTGCAGGACGACCTGGGCAACCCGGGGATCCTGGTGAACAACGCCGGGATCACCCGCGACGGCCTGCTGATGCGCATGAAGGACGAGGACTGGGAGGACGTCATCGACACCAACCTGTCCTCGGTCTTCCGCCTGACCCGGGCGGTGGCCCGGCCCATGATGAAGGCCAAGGGCGGGCGGATCATCAACATCGCCTCCGTGGTGGCCGCCATGGGGAACGCCGGCCAGGTGAACTACTCCGCCGCCAAGGCCGGCATCCTGGGACTCACCAAGTCCTCGGCCCGGGAGCTCGGGCCGCGGGGCATCACCGTCAACGCGGTCGCCCCCGGCTTCATCGAGACCGACATGACCCGGGAGCTGCCCGAGGAGCAGCGCGAGGCCCTGCTGCAGCAGATCCCGCTGGCGCGCCTCGGCGATCCCGCCGAGGTGGCGGAGTGCGTGGCCTTCCTGGCGGGGCCGGGGGGCGGCTACGTCACCGGCTCCACGCTCCATGTGAACGGCGGCATGTACATGGGGTAA